The DNA sequence CGACGCCCTGCTGCCCGGCTACGAGAAGGTGGAGCGGCGGGTCATGCCCGACCTCGACACCCTCTCGACCTCGGCCTACACGCGCCCGCTGGTGCCCTTCATGGCCACCGTGCACGACCGGCTGCCCATCGAGCTGCAGCGCGGCTGCACCCGCGGCTGCCGCTTCTGCCAGGTGGGCATGATCACGCGCCCGACCCGCCAGCGCAGCCCGGCCCAGGTGCTGGCGCTGGCCGAGACCGGGCTGACCGCCTCCGGCTACGAGGAGGTGGGGCTGCTGTCGCTCTCCTCGGGCGACTACGCCTGCCTCGACCCGCTGCTCGACGACTTCATCGGCCGCTACGAGGGCGAGAAGATCGCCATGTCGCTGCCCTCGCTGCGCACCGAGACCATGAGCGATGGCCTGGCCGAGAAGATCGGCCGGGTGCGCAAGACCGGCTTCACCCTGGCCCCCGAGGCCGCCACCGAGCGGATGCGCGCCGTCATCAACAAGGGCAACCGCGAGGAGGACCTGCTGGCCGCGGTGGGGTCGATCTTCAAGAACGGCTGGTCGACGCTCAAGCTGTACTTCATGATCGGCCTGCCGGAGGAGCGCGACGAGGACGTGGTGGCCATCGCCACCCTGGCGCAGCGGTGCCTCTCGGCGGGGCGCCGCGCCCTGCCCAAGGGCCAGGGCTCGGTGGCCATCCACCTGGGCGCCTCCACCTTCGTGCCCAAGCCGTTCACGCCCTTCCAGTGGGAGCCCATGATCGGCCCCGAGGAGACGCGGCGGCGCCAGGCGCTCATCACCGCCGCGCTGGGCGGCCGGCACGGGGCCATCCAGTTCAAGCCGCACGACCCGCGGCCGTCCTCCATCGAGGGGGCCCTGGCGCTGGGCGACCGGCGGGTCGGCACCGCGGTGCTGCACGCCTACCGGGCCGGGCAGCGGCTCGACGGCTGGACCGAGTGGTTCGACGAGGGGCGCTGGACGGCCGCCTTCGAGGAGTGCCAGCGGATCCACGGCGTCGGGCTGGACTTCTTCGCCCACCGCCGCCGCCGCCTCGACGAGGTGCTGCCCTGGGACCGCATCGACTGCGGCGTCACCAAGGCCTACCTGCAGAAGCAGCTGCTGGCGGCGCGCAACCTGGCCGAGGTGCCGGACTGCGTGCTGGCCCCCTGCACCAACTGCGGCGCCTGCGACCACGAGGTGGTGAAGAACCGGGTGCACCTCCCGGAGGACTACGCGCGGGCCCCGGCGCCGCCGCCGCGCCCGGAGCCCTCGCCGCTGCGCAGCCACGTGCGGCTGCGCTACTCGAAGTCGGGGCGGCTGGTGGCCCTCTCGCACCTCGAGACCATGCACGCGCTCCTCAGGGCGTTCCGCCGGGCGCGCCTGCCCATGGCCTTCAGCCAGGGCTACCACCCGAAGCCCAAGGTCTCCTTCGGCCCGGCCCTGTCGGTGGGCATCGAGAGCCGCTGCGAGCTGCTGGACGTGGAGCTGGTGGGCGAGGCCGACGCCGGGGACGTGGCCGCCAGGCTGGCGCCGCAGCTCCCGGATGGGCTGACCCTGGAGTCGGCCGAGCTCCTCCCTCCGGGGGCCAAGTCGATCGGCGAGACACTGCGTGCCATGCACTATGTCGCCGTTTTCCCTACGGTTCCATGGGGGGACGGCCGGCTCGGCGAGGCGGTGGAGGCCTTCCTGGCCAGCGAGCGCTCGGTGGTCCAGCGGACCCAGGCGCCCAAGAACAAGGACCGGAAGCGTCACCAGAAGATTGCGGGACGCAAGCAAAGAGAGATAGATCTCAAGGACATAGTGACCCACATGGGCGTCGAAGGACCGTGCCGGGTCGCGTTCAGCTTGAGGGTGGACCCAGCCGGCAGCGCGCGGCCAGCCGAGGTGCTGGCGGCGGTGTTCGGTGCAGATGGGGAGCCTCCCGCGGGAGTGAAGCTTCTGAAGGAGGGCGTGAGCCTGGCGAGGACCGAGCGGGATGGGCCACAGGGCCAGCCGCGCGCGCCTCGCTACCTCGACGCTTGAAGTCCAACGAATCGATGCCCCGGGAAGCATGGCCGCGAGCCGCGCGGCCGCCCGGCGCGAAGGGTAGCGACCTCGTGAGCACACGCTCCGAAGACGATTGGCGGAGCCCGGAACCTCCGGGCCTCGCTCGATCGCGGTTGGCCGAGCCGGCCGGCCTCGCTCCCCCTGCGCCTCGGGCCCGGGTGGAGAGGGACCTGCCATGGCCGACAAGAACATCCTGGTGATCAACGCCGCGGGCGCGGAGACGCGCGTCGCGCTGGTCGAGAACGGGACGATCCACGAGTACTACCTCGAGCGAAAGCGCGAGAAGGGGATCGTCGGGAACATCTACAAGGGGCGCGTGGTCCGGGTCCTCCCGGGCATGCAGGCCGCCTTCGTGGACATCGGCCTGGAGAAGGCCGCCTTCCTCTACGTGGGCGACGTCACCGGCGACCCGGACTTCTCGGAGGAGTTCGAGCTCACCGAGGGCGAGCACGCCACCGGCATCACCGAGGTGCCGAGCGAGGAGGAGGCCGCCGAGCAGGAGGCCCGCGTGCAGGCCCTGGCCGACGCGCCGCCCACCGAGGCCGGCGCCGTCGCGGAGCCGCAGGACGGCACGCCCGGCGAGTCCGCCGCAGTGCCCGAGCCTGCCGCCGCCGGCGACGGCTCGCCGACGGAGGCGCTCACCGGCGCCGAGGTCACGCCGGCCGGGCCCATGGACGTCCCGGTGGCGACCAGCGCCGCCCCGGTCGAGGCCGCGCCCGCCGAGGTCGCCGCCCCTCCGGCGGAGCCCGAGGCGCCCGCCGCGCCGGTGGAGGCGGCCCCTGCCCTGGAGCTGCCGCCGCCGCTGCCGCCCCGCCAGGCCCCGCCGGCCGACGAGGTCGCGCCGCCGCGCCAGCCGCTGCTCCTCGAGGCCCCCACCCCCATCCCGCTGCTGGCCGCCCTGCCCGAGCCGCTGGCGCTGCCGGCCAGCACCGGCGAGGCCGGGCCGCAGGACCTCGGCGAGGCCGGCGCAGGCGCCGAGCACGCCTCGCCCCCGGAGGGCGCCCCCGCGGCCGAGGCCGGCGAGGCCGCCCCGTCCGCCGGCGCCATCGCCGCGCCGTCGCGCGAGGCGGCCCGCGAGGCCAAGGGCGAGCGCGAGCGGGGCCGCCGCGGCGGCCGCGACGAGCGCCGCGACAAGGGCGACCGCGAGCGCGGCGACAAGGGCGAGCGGGAGCGCGGCGACAAGGGTGAGCGCGAGCGCGGCGACAAGGGCGAGCGCGAGCGCGGCGATCGCCCCGAGCGCGGCGGCCGCAACGGCCACCGCGACGACAAGAAGGCCCGCGAGCCGAAGAACATCCAGGACCTGCTCAAGGAGGGGCAGGAGGTGATCGTGCAGGTGGCCAAGGATCCCATCGGGACCAAGGGCGCCCGCATCACCAGCCACATCTCCCTGCCCGGCCGCCACCTGGTCTTCATGCCGACGGTGGACCACATCGGCATCTCGCGGCGCATCGAGAAGGACGGCGAGCGCCGCCGCCTGCGCGAGATCGTGGACCGCATGCGCCCGGACGGGACCGGCTTCATCGTCCGCACCGTGGCCGAGGGCGTGGACGCCGAGAAGCTCGAGGCGGACATCCGCTTCCTCATCCAGGTGTGGAACGAGATCATCCGCATGAAGGACAAGGTGGGCGCGCCGGCGCTGCTGCACGGCGACCTCGACCTGATCCTGCGCGCCACCCGCGACCTCTTCACGTCCGAGGTCGGCAAGATGGTGATCGACGACCGCGACGAGTACGAGCGCATCCTGCGCTTCGTGCGCGAGCAGGCGCCGCACCTGGAGAAGTCCATCGAGCTGTACGCCGGCGAGGAGCCCATCCTCGACGCCTTCGGCATCGAGCAGGAGCTGAAGCGGGCCGCCGGGCGCAAGGTCTGGCTCAAGAGCGGCGGCTACATCATCATCGACCAGGCCGAGGCGCTCACCGCGGTGGACGTCAACTCGGGGCGCTACGTCGGCAAGAAGAGCCTCGAGGAGACCATCACCAAGATCAACACCGAGGCGGCCAAGGAGATCGTCTACCAGCTCCGGCTCCGCAACATCGGCGGCATCATCATCATCGACTTCATCGACATGGACAAGGCGCAGAACCGGGACAAGGTCTTCAAGGCCTTGCAGGAGGCGCTGGGGCGCGACAAGGCCAAGACCAACGTCCTCAAGATCTCCGAGCTGGGCCTGGTGGAGATGACCCGCAAGCGCGTGCGCGAGTCGACCACCCGGATGATGAACGAGCCCTGCAGCTACTGCGACGGCAAGGGGCACGTGAAGTCGAAGATCACCATCGCCTACGAGGTCTTCCGGGAGATCCGGCGCGAGGCGCCGCACTTCCCCGAGCCGGTGCTGGTGGTGAACTGCCACACCGAGGTGGGGCGCATCCTGCAGGGCGCCGAGCGCGACGAGCTGCGCTACCTGATGGACCGCTTCAACAAGACCATCCAGGTGAAGTCGCAGGGCAACTACCACCAGGAGCAGTTCGACATCTACGGCCGCCACCAGCGGCTGGAGGAGTCGGGGCCGGGCGGCGCCACGCCCCCGCCGGAGCGCAGCGGCGACCGGCCGGAGCGGGACCGCGGTGAGCGCGAGCGCGGCGGGCGCGATCGCGACCGCGGGCGCAACCGCGGGCGCGGCGGCGGCGGCGGCGGTGGTGGTGGTGGCGGTGGCGGTGGCGGTGGCGGTGGCGGCGGCGGCGGCGGCGGGCGCGGCGGCCAGGGTGGCAATCAGGGCGGCGGGCGCGGTGGCCAGGGTGGTGAGCGTGGCAACCAGGGCGGCGAGCGCGGTGGCCAGGGTGGCGAGCGTGGCAACCAGGGCGGCGAGCGCGGTGGCCAGGGCGGCGAGCGCGGCAACCAGGGCGGCGAGCGCGGCGGCCAGGGCGGCGAGCGTGGCAACCAGGGCGGCGAGCGCGGTGGCCAGGGTGGCGAGCGCGGCAACCAGGGTGGAGAGCGCGGTGGCCAGGGTGGCGAGGGCGGCGGCCAGGGACCTGCCGGCGACGCCTCCTGACGAGGCCTGGTGACGGCCCCGACCGACACCGCAGGAGCCTCGGCGCCAGCCGCCCCGCCGGTCGAGCCCGACGAGGCGCCCTGGCTTGACCGGCTGCGGCGCCTGGCCAGCGCCGGCGTCGACGCGGCCGGCCGGGCCGTGCAGGGCGGCAACCTCCGGGTGCGCGCCATGGCGCTCACCTACCTGTCGCTCTTCGCGCTGGTGCCGGCGCTGCTGGTGGCCTTCTCGGTGGTGCAGGCCTTCACCGGCATGGCGCGCATGGCCGACCAGGTGCACGAGTTCCTGCTCGACAACCTGGCGGTGGGGGCCCGCGCCACGCTGGAGCCCTACCTGGAGAAGTTCGTGGGCAACGCCCACGCCGCCTCGGCCGGCCTGGTGGGCGGCGCGCTGCTGGTCTGGTCGATGGTCTCGCTCTTCTCCAGCGTGGACGAGGCCATCAACGACGTGTGGGGCGTCAGGAAGCTGCGCCGCCTGCGCGACCAGGCGGTCATCTACTGGGTGGGGCTCACGGTGGGACCGCTCCTGCTGGCCGGGTCCATCTGGCTGGGCCACTCGGTGCGGACCTGGCTGGGCGGCACCGGCCTGGGCTTCCTGGCGGTGGCCAGCGGCGTGCTCCTCACCTGCGCCTTCTTCTCCACGCTCTACCTGCTGGTGCCCAACACCAAGGTGAACCTGTGGGCGGCGCTGGGCGGCGGGCTGCTGGCGGGCCTGGCCTGGGAGCTGGCCAAGTGGGGGTACGCCCTGGCCGTCACCCGCTTCTTCCGCTACCACGTCATCTACGGCTCGGTGGCTGCGGTCCCGACCTTCCTGCTCTGGCTCTACGTCTCCTGGACCATCGTGCTCTTCGGCGCCCGGGTGGCCTTCGTGGTCCAGAACGCGCCGGTGCTCTGGCACGGCGGCCCGCTGGTGGACCACCCCACCACCCGCGAGGTGCTGGCGGGCCGGGTGGTGCTGGAGGTGGCGCTGGCCTTCGACGAGGGCGGCGGCGGCGCCGCGCCGGCCGGGACCCGCGGCGGCCGGGGGTCGCCCGACGTGGGCGCGCTGGTGCGACGGCTCGGCGTGCGCGGCGAGGACATCGCCGAGGTGGTCGAGTCGCTGCGGGCGGCCAGGCTGCTGGAGGATCTCTCCGGCGGCGGGCTGGTGCCTGGCCGGCCGGCCGAGCGCATCACCCTGCTCGACGTGCGGCTGGCGGTGCGCGGCCAGATCCCGCGCCACCCCGCCGGCGGCGAGGCGGCGGTGGACCGGGTGCTGGCCGAGGTGGACGCCGAGGCCGAGGCCCGCCTGGCGGCCACCACGCTGCGGGCGCTGTGCGACGAGGAGCACGCCCGCCGCGCGGCCGCGCCCGGCGCGGCGCCGGTCGGCGGCGCGCTGGTGGAGGCCTCCGGCGCCGCGCCGGGTGGCCGCGCCAGCGCCTGATGGACGGGGTGGGGCGGACCTGCCAGGGGGGCTCCCGCCGCCCAGCGACCGGCCATGCCCGTGGAACCCTTGCCGATTTCGGATCCCTCGACTAGACTCGCCTCACTTTTCCAGCGGCTTCCAGAGAGGGGGGCCGCTCACGCGGAGCGCCGATGCTGAAGTCGGACCTCATCAACATTCTGGTCGTGAAGCGCGGTGTGACCCAGAAGCAGGCCGAGGCGACCATCGAGACGATCTTCGACTCGATGAAGGACGCCCTCTGCCGCGGGGAGAACATCGAGATTCGCGGACTTGGCGCCTTCCACGTGAAGCACTACGAGGGCTACCAGGGCCGCAACCCCAAGACCGGCGAGGTGATCCCGGTGAAGCCCAAGCGCGGCATCCTGTTCCGGACCGGCAAGGAGCTGCGCGATCGGGTCAACCGGATCGAGGACGAGCAGGCGCCGGCGCAAGGCGGCGGCGGGACGCCACCGATCGCCGCCGGCTCCTGAGCGCCGTCCTCCGGACCTCGCCGCATCGCCGAAGCGCCCGCTGCCTGGGCGCTTCTCGCGTTTCGGGGCGCCGCGCCTCACGCCACCAGCCTGAGCCGCCCCACCGGCCGGACCGGCTGCTCCGGCGGCAGCTCGTCGTAGGCCAGCACCTGGAGCCGCGGGTAGCGGGGCGCCACCAGCAGGCGCACCGC is a window from the Anaeromyxobacter sp. genome containing:
- a CDS encoding YihY family inner membrane protein, with protein sequence MALTYLSLFALVPALLVAFSVVQAFTGMARMADQVHEFLLDNLAVGARATLEPYLEKFVGNAHAASAGLVGGALLVWSMVSLFSSVDEAINDVWGVRKLRRLRDQAVIYWVGLTVGPLLLAGSIWLGHSVRTWLGGTGLGFLAVASGVLLTCAFFSTLYLLVPNTKVNLWAALGGGLLAGLAWELAKWGYALAVTRFFRYHVIYGSVAAVPTFLLWLYVSWTIVLFGARVAFVVQNAPVLWHGGPLVDHPTTREVLAGRVVLEVALAFDEGGGGAAPAGTRGGRGSPDVGALVRRLGVRGEDIAEVVESLRAARLLEDLSGGGLVPGRPAERITLLDVRLAVRGQIPRHPAGGEAAVDRVLAEVDAEAEARLAATTLRALCDEEHARRAAAPGAAPVGGALVEASGAAPGGRASA
- a CDS encoding Rne/Rng family ribonuclease is translated as MADKNILVINAAGAETRVALVENGTIHEYYLERKREKGIVGNIYKGRVVRVLPGMQAAFVDIGLEKAAFLYVGDVTGDPDFSEEFELTEGEHATGITEVPSEEEAAEQEARVQALADAPPTEAGAVAEPQDGTPGESAAVPEPAAAGDGSPTEALTGAEVTPAGPMDVPVATSAAPVEAAPAEVAAPPAEPEAPAAPVEAAPALELPPPLPPRQAPPADEVAPPRQPLLLEAPTPIPLLAALPEPLALPASTGEAGPQDLGEAGAGAEHASPPEGAPAAEAGEAAPSAGAIAAPSREAAREAKGERERGRRGGRDERRDKGDRERGDKGERERGDKGERERGDKGERERGDRPERGGRNGHRDDKKAREPKNIQDLLKEGQEVIVQVAKDPIGTKGARITSHISLPGRHLVFMPTVDHIGISRRIEKDGERRRLREIVDRMRPDGTGFIVRTVAEGVDAEKLEADIRFLIQVWNEIIRMKDKVGAPALLHGDLDLILRATRDLFTSEVGKMVIDDRDEYERILRFVREQAPHLEKSIELYAGEEPILDAFGIEQELKRAAGRKVWLKSGGYIIIDQAEALTAVDVNSGRYVGKKSLEETITKINTEAAKEIVYQLRLRNIGGIIIIDFIDMDKAQNRDKVFKALQEALGRDKAKTNVLKISELGLVEMTRKRVRESTTRMMNEPCSYCDGKGHVKSKITIAYEVFREIRREAPHFPEPVLVVNCHTEVGRILQGAERDELRYLMDRFNKTIQVKSQGNYHQEQFDIYGRHQRLEESGPGGATPPPERSGDRPERDRGERERGGRDRDRGRNRGRGGGGGGGGGGGGGGGGGGGGGGGGRGGQGGNQGGGRGGQGGERGNQGGERGGQGGERGNQGGERGGQGGERGNQGGERGGQGGERGNQGGERGGQGGERGNQGGERGGQGGEGGGQGPAGDAS
- a CDS encoding TIGR03960 family B12-binding radical SAM protein → MTDLSRRLAPLPVTLDDLILHAEKPTRYVGCEFGAVKKDLAQARVRFALAFPDTYEVGMSNLGFRLLYHLLNDQPGLACERVFLPWPDLEAMLRQRGLPLFTLESRAGVRDFDLLGITLQFELCYTSVLALLDLSGIPLLAAERTDEDPIVVGGGPCAYNPEPVADFFDCFVVGEGEEVAVELAELVAASGFRRGGATRAQVLERLARLPGVYVPAFFAPRYDPASGTLAAIDALLPGYEKVERRVMPDLDTLSTSAYTRPLVPFMATVHDRLPIELQRGCTRGCRFCQVGMITRPTRQRSPAQVLALAETGLTASGYEEVGLLSLSSGDYACLDPLLDDFIGRYEGEKIAMSLPSLRTETMSDGLAEKIGRVRKTGFTLAPEAATERMRAVINKGNREEDLLAAVGSIFKNGWSTLKLYFMIGLPEERDEDVVAIATLAQRCLSAGRRALPKGQGSVAIHLGASTFVPKPFTPFQWEPMIGPEETRRRQALITAALGGRHGAIQFKPHDPRPSSIEGALALGDRRVGTAVLHAYRAGQRLDGWTEWFDEGRWTAAFEECQRIHGVGLDFFAHRRRRLDEVLPWDRIDCGVTKAYLQKQLLAARNLAEVPDCVLAPCTNCGACDHEVVKNRVHLPEDYARAPAPPPRPEPSPLRSHVRLRYSKSGRLVALSHLETMHALLRAFRRARLPMAFSQGYHPKPKVSFGPALSVGIESRCELLDVELVGEADAGDVAARLAPQLPDGLTLESAELLPPGAKSIGETLRAMHYVAVFPTVPWGDGRLGEAVEAFLASERSVVQRTQAPKNKDRKRHQKIAGRKQREIDLKDIVTHMGVEGPCRVAFSLRVDPAGSARPAEVLAAVFGADGEPPAGVKLLKEGVSLARTERDGPQGQPRAPRYLDA
- a CDS encoding integration host factor subunit beta, with translation MLKSDLINILVVKRGVTQKQAEATIETIFDSMKDALCRGENIEIRGLGAFHVKHYEGYQGRNPKTGEVIPVKPKRGILFRTGKELRDRVNRIEDEQAPAQGGGGTPPIAAGS